The genomic DNA TCCGGCACGAAGGTGTTCGTCTACGGCGCCGACAATGGAGCCGAAAATGTCGGCGACACCAGCTTCCTGTCCATCCACGGGAAAGGCAATGTCGCCGACCTCAACGGCTTCGCCAACTCGATCGCCATCGTTGGTAACCGCAACGTGGCCGTCGTGGACCATCGCGACTTCCAGCGTTACGCAATCAACGGCGACGATCGAAGTTTCTGCCGGGGCGACTCCTGCGCGCACATCAGCGGCGCGCGTCTGCTCGGGATCGCATCCGTAGGAAACACGTTCGGTGCCGGGCCTCTGTTCGGGTTGTTCGGCAACGGTGCTGATGCCGCGGCGGACTGCACAGGGTCAGCATGCAACGGTGGCCGCGGCGGGCTCATCTGGGGCAACGGCGGGGCGGGCGCCAACGGCGGAACCGGCGGCGCGGCAGGACTGTTCGGCAACGGCGGAGCCGGGGCAGCCGCCACCGCCACTTCCGCGGCAGGTAACGGCGGCCGCGGCGGGCTGCTGTTCGGCAACGGCGGCATCGGTGGTGCGGCCAGCGAGCAGTTCACCGACGCCGGTGACGGCGGCGACGCCGGCTGGCTGGGCAACGGCGGCCGTGGCGGCAACTCCAGCACGGCCAACGGCACCGGCGGCAACGGCGGCTGGGGCGGCAAACTGCTGGGCACCGGCGGCGACGGCGGTGACGCCACCGGTGATGACGGCCAAGGCGGCGACGGTGGCCACGCCATCTCCGTCGGCAACGGCGGGCGCGGCGGCGAGGGCGGCTCGGCCACCGCAGGCAGCGCCACCGGCGGCGACGGCGGCAACGGCGGCAGCCTGCTCGGCGACGGTGGTCGCGGCGGCGACGCCATCGCCGACGTCACCGCGGTGGCCGGCTCGGGCGGCAATGCCTACGGAATCGGCAACGGCGGCAACGGCGGACACGCCTTGGCCGATCAAGACGGCGTCGGCGTGGCCGTCGGCGGCGACGGCGGCGACGGCGGCCAGTACGGCGACGGCGGCAACGGCGGCAGCGGCACCGGCATGTACGCCGGCGTCGGCGGTGACGGTGGCAACGGCGGCAACCGGGACGGCAACGGGGGCCGCGGCGGACTCGGCACCGGCGACGATGAATACGGCATCGGCAATGGCGGGGACGGCGGCGACGCCGGCACCATCGGCACCGGCAACGGCGGCAAGGGCGGAAACGGCACCGGCTGGTCGGGATCCGGCGGGCTCGGCGGCAACGGCGGCGGGAAATCCGGCAACGGCGGCGACGGCGGCTTCGGCACCGACACCGGTGGCGACGGCGGTAACGCCGGACGCAACGGCAATGGCGGCAACGGCGGAAACACGAACTCCGACGGCACGCCCGGCACCGGCGGTCAAGGCGGCAGCCAGTCCGGCAACAACGGCAGAGACGGCCAGACCACCGCCGGCTGAAGACCGCGATGAACCACCACACTCGAGAGGCCACGATGAAACGAATCCCGTTCAGCCGCACAGCAGTGGCTTCAGCCGCCGTGGTCGTGGGTCTCAGCACACCGCTGGTTGCCGGCGCAGCGCCCACCATCACCAGACCGACACCGGGCAACCTGTCGATCGTTGCGGACGGCGAGGTCAAACATCAACAGGGCAGCGCGTCAGCTCAGGCCGTCGGACGCGACTCCCAGGCCATCGCGCTCGGGGCGGGGGCCAGTGCCATCGCCAACGGCGCAGAAGCAAAGGCGGAGTCGCTGGGTGACAGCAGTTTCACCATCTCCAACGGAGACGGTAACGCAGCGCGTGCCAGCGGCTTCGGGGCGCAGGCCTCACTCGAGGGCGGCACGTTCAACTCCGCTTCGGTGACCGGGGACGGCGAGTACCTGCGCGTGGTCGGCAACATGAACCGGATCGAGATGACCGGCAACTCATCGATTCTCACTGTCACCGGCAACGCCAACAACGTCTCGATCGTCAACGTGGACAACAAGATCTATAGCGTCACCGGCGACCATCAGGAGTTCTGCCGCGGCTCCTACTGCCCGTACGCCCCGGGCGGTGGGCTGCGGATGAGGGCGCCCGAGTTGGTGTTCAGCGAAGGGCCGTTCCTCGGACTCTTCGGCAACGGTGTGGACGCGGCCGCCGACTGTACTGGCGATGCCTGCAACGGCGGTGCCGGCGGATTGCTCTGGGGCAACGGCGGAGCCGGTGCCAACGGCGGAAACGGCGGCGCTGCAGGACTGTTCGGCAACGGCGGTGTAGGAGCAGTGGCCACGGCCACCACCGCAGCGGGCACTGGCGGCCGCGGCGGCGTGCTGTTCGGCAACGGCGGTGACGGCGGCAGCGCGAACGCCACCTTCACCACCGCCGGTGACGGCGGCAACGCCGGCCTGCTGGGCAACGGCGGCCGCGGTGGCACAGCGGACGTGGCCTACGGGACCGGCGGCGATGGTGGCCGGGGTGGGCAACTCGCCGGCAACGGTGGAGCCGGTGGAAATGCCACCAGCGCCAACGGAACCGGTGGTGACGGCGGCAACGCGGTGACCCTGGGCAATGGTGGGCGCGGCGGAAGCGGCGGGTCGGCCAACGGCGATGCTGGGTACGGCGGCGACGGCGGAAACGGCGGCTCGCTGGCGGGCAACGGTGGCAACGGTGGAACCGCCAGCGGCACCTCATGGGCGATCGGTGGTTGGGGCGGCGACGCCGCCGGCATCGGCAACGGCGGACACGGCGGAGAAGCCACCTCCAGCGATCCAGACGACGGAGCATCCCTGGGCGGCGACGGTGGAGATGCCGGGCAGTTCGGCGACGGCGGCGACGGCGGTGCGGCCACCGGCACCTATGCCGGCGTCGGCGGAGATGGCGGCACGGGCGGAACGCGGGCGGGCCACGGTGGCAACGGCGGTATGGGCACCGGCAGTGACCTCTACGGCATCGGCAACGGTGGCGACGGGGGCGATGCGGGCGCTCTGGGCGACGGCGGCAAGGGCGGCCAAGGCCTCGGCTGGTCGGGCTCCGGCGGCCTGGGCGGCAACGGCGGCAGCACCGCAGGCAATGGCGGCGACGGTGGATTCGGTGATGAAACCGGTGGCGACGGCGGCGACGCCGGACGTGACGGCAACGGCGGCGACGGGGGCAACACCGGACCCGACGGGACCCCCGGCACCGGCGGCCACGGCGGGTCCGACCGCGGTAGCGACGGCAAGGACGGCACCAGCACCGTCGGCTGACAGACCGTCAAGAATCGACCGGAAGCTGTCAGAACCTCGTAAACGCCTGTGGCCGTTGCCAGTCGATGGGCGCACCGTGGATCCATGACACTTCTGGACATCCTGCCGTCACTGCGCCATGCGGTGAAGCCTCGGATCGATCCGACGCTGTGGCCATACACCACCCACGTCGACGAAGCCGCACGGCTGACCGTCGGCGGGCTCGCACTGACCGACGTGGCCGACGAGGCCGGCACCCCCGTCACCGTCTTCGACGAGGCTGATTTCCGGTACCGCGCGAAGCGCTACCGCAAGGACCTGCCCCGCACCAAGGTGATCTACGCAGCCAAGGCCCTGCTGACCACCGGGATCGCGCGGATGGCGGCCGAGGAGCATCTGGGCGTCGACGTCGGCTCGGCCGCCGAGCTGATGACCGCCACCGCCGGCGGCGTCGACCCCGCCCGCATCGTCTACCACGGCCCCACCGACGACCTGTCCGCCGCGGCAGGCGTGGGACGCGTGGTGATCGATTCGGTGCTCGACATCGCCTGCTTGGCGCGGGTGCTGACCGCACCGCAGAACGTGCTGATCAGCGCGGCGGATCCGGAATTGGTCCGGTGTGTGCTCCGTGAGCCGCTGCTGCATCCCGTCGGCCTGCACTGTCACCTGGGCACCCAGCTCAGCGACGCCCAGGTCTACGGCGACGCCGTGGGCCGGCTCCTGCGCGCCATGGCCGACGTCCGCAAGCGCCACGGCGTGGTGCTCAGCGAGCTGAACATCGGCGGCGGTCACGCGGTGCCCTACTGCAGCGGCGACCCGGTGCTGGATGTCCGGGCGCTGTCGCTGGCCATCGATGACGCCCTGGACGCGGCCTGCGCCGCCGAGCGGTTCCCGCGGCCGACCATCGTCGTCGAGCCGGGCCGGGCGCTGGTCGCCCGGGCCGCAGTGACCGTCCACCGGGTGGCTGCGGTCACCCGCGGCCGGGTGATCGTCGACGGCACCACCCCCTTCGGGGCCCGCTGCACCGTGACAGTGGCCAACCGGCATGCACTGGGGCCAGCGGAGGCCAAGTCGGTCGTGGGGCGCAACGGCGTCGAGATCGTCGGCGATGCCGACCTGCCCTGCGACATCCACCCCGGGGACCTGATCGCCGTCGCCGGCACAGGGGCCTATCACCGCTGCAGCGGGGCTCTGGTGGCCCAGCCGCCGCTGGTCTCGGTGTGCAACGGTCGGCTGCGCACCCTGGTGCGGCGCGAAACCGTCACCGACCTGATGGCCCGCGACCGCGGCTGACCTGCGATTCGGGCGCGCTCGCAACCGCTGAGCGGTTGCGAGCGCGCCGAAATCGCTATTCGTCGGCCAGGTGCGGGTCGGCCTCGAGATGGGTCAGGCCGTTCCACATCAGGTTCACCAGATGCGCGGCCACCACTTCCTTCTTGGGCTCACGGGTGTCCAGCCACCACTGCGCCGTCATCGACACCGAACCCACCAGCGCCTGTGCGTACAGCGGCGCGAGTTCCGGGTCGAGACCGCGGCGGGAGAAGTCGCCGGCCAGGATCGAGGCCACCTGGGACACGGCGTCGTTGAGCAGCGACGAGTACGTCCCCGAACTGATGGACGCCGGCGAGTCGCGGATCATGATCCGGAAGCCGTCGGTGCGCTCCTCGACGTAGGTCAGCAGCGCCAGCGTCACCATCTCCACCCGCACCCGGGAACGGTTGTTGGTCAGCGACGAGCTGATGCCGTCGAGCAACGCCGACATCTCCCGATCCACCACCACGGCGTACAGCCCTTCCTTGCCGCCGAAGTGCTCGTAGACCACGGGTTTCGAGACGTTGGCCCGCTGCGCGATCTCCTCGATGGAGGTGGCGTCATATCCGCGCTCGGCGAACAGCGTGCGTGCAATGTCGATCAACTGATGCCGTCGCTCGCTGCCCGTCATCCGGGCCCGCGGGGCGCGCACCTCTTTGTCAGGGGCTGCCACGAGCATCAGCGTATAGACTCCGTGCCGCAATAGTCCGTCGTGGTGTAATCGGCAGCACCTCTGATTTTGGTTCAGATAGTTCAGGTTCGAGTCCTGGCGACGGAGCTTCATGACAACTCAAGCCGAAACCGCTGTGATCGTGCTGGCCGCCGGTGCGGGCACGCGCATGCGTTCAGATATCCCGAAGGTGCTGCACCCCCTT from Mycolicibacterium tokaiense includes the following:
- a CDS encoding PGRS repeat-containing protein; this translates as MGLVSPLVASAAVPTLPTPGNLSISVNGQLKHQEGTARSSTDGVDTFAVAAGDGAVADVLTGAARAGAVGDYSVAQVTGAQSYGLAFGSGTKVFVYGADNGAENVGDTSFLSIHGKGNVADLNGFANSIAIVGNRNVAVVDHRDFQRYAINGDDRSFCRGDSCAHISGARLLGIASVGNTFGAGPLFGLFGNGADAAADCTGSACNGGRGGLIWGNGGAGANGGTGGAAGLFGNGGAGAAATATSAAGNGGRGGLLFGNGGIGGAASEQFTDAGDGGDAGWLGNGGRGGNSSTANGTGGNGGWGGKLLGTGGDGGDATGDDGQGGDGGHAISVGNGGRGGEGGSATAGSATGGDGGNGGSLLGDGGRGGDAIADVTAVAGSGGNAYGIGNGGNGGHALADQDGVGVAVGGDGGDGGQYGDGGNGGSGTGMYAGVGGDGGNGGNRDGNGGRGGLGTGDDEYGIGNGGDGGDAGTIGTGNGGKGGNGTGWSGSGGLGGNGGGKSGNGGDGGFGTDTGGDGGNAGRNGNGGNGGNTNSDGTPGTGGQGGSQSGNNGRDGQTTAG
- a CDS encoding PGRS repeat-containing protein, giving the protein MASAAVVVGLSTPLVAGAAPTITRPTPGNLSIVADGEVKHQQGSASAQAVGRDSQAIALGAGASAIANGAEAKAESLGDSSFTISNGDGNAARASGFGAQASLEGGTFNSASVTGDGEYLRVVGNMNRIEMTGNSSILTVTGNANNVSIVNVDNKIYSVTGDHQEFCRGSYCPYAPGGGLRMRAPELVFSEGPFLGLFGNGVDAAADCTGDACNGGAGGLLWGNGGAGANGGNGGAAGLFGNGGVGAVATATTAAGTGGRGGVLFGNGGDGGSANATFTTAGDGGNAGLLGNGGRGGTADVAYGTGGDGGRGGQLAGNGGAGGNATSANGTGGDGGNAVTLGNGGRGGSGGSANGDAGYGGDGGNGGSLAGNGGNGGTASGTSWAIGGWGGDAAGIGNGGHGGEATSSDPDDGASLGGDGGDAGQFGDGGDGGAATGTYAGVGGDGGTGGTRAGHGGNGGMGTGSDLYGIGNGGDGGDAGALGDGGKGGQGLGWSGSGGLGGNGGSTAGNGGDGGFGDETGGDGGDAGRDGNGGDGGNTGPDGTPGTGGHGGSDRGSDGKDGTSTVG
- a CDS encoding diaminopimelate decarboxylase family protein, which gives rise to MTLLDILPSLRHAVKPRIDPTLWPYTTHVDEAARLTVGGLALTDVADEAGTPVTVFDEADFRYRAKRYRKDLPRTKVIYAAKALLTTGIARMAAEEHLGVDVGSAAELMTATAGGVDPARIVYHGPTDDLSAAAGVGRVVIDSVLDIACLARVLTAPQNVLISAADPELVRCVLREPLLHPVGLHCHLGTQLSDAQVYGDAVGRLLRAMADVRKRHGVVLSELNIGGGHAVPYCSGDPVLDVRALSLAIDDALDAACAAERFPRPTIVVEPGRALVARAAVTVHRVAAVTRGRVIVDGTTPFGARCTVTVANRHALGPAEAKSVVGRNGVEIVGDADLPCDIHPGDLIAVAGTGAYHRCSGALVAQPPLVSVCNGRLRTLVRRETVTDLMARDRG
- a CDS encoding TetR/AcrR family transcriptional regulator, giving the protein MLVAAPDKEVRAPRARMTGSERRHQLIDIARTLFAERGYDATSIEEIAQRANVSKPVVYEHFGGKEGLYAVVVDREMSALLDGISSSLTNNRSRVRVEMVTLALLTYVEERTDGFRIMIRDSPASISSGTYSSLLNDAVSQVASILAGDFSRRGLDPELAPLYAQALVGSVSMTAQWWLDTREPKKEVVAAHLVNLMWNGLTHLEADPHLADE